Below is a genomic region from Miscanthus floridulus cultivar M001 chromosome 1, ASM1932011v1, whole genome shotgun sequence.
TTATCTGTTTATGTTTCTTTACATTTTTATACCGTGAATTGTGATTAACTAaaaacttctgattatatttaaCAAACATGAGGTTGGTGTTGATGTAAGGTCCAAAGTTTGTCTATTTgaaatactctgatgttgtaactGTGCGTCCGCTATCCACCACTCGCTATCTGGTATTTCTAATTCATAATATATGAGTATGGTACGtctcttgacaaaatattttcTTAATTAAATGGCGTGCGTCATTTAATCCGATGCCACTGTATCCAAACATCCTATACTGTCACAATTGGAAAGCACAATCAAATGAGTGTgttgctgcaagcctgcaacgaAGCTGTTTTCCGAAGCTAACAGCTGCCACAGGACTTCCACAACAACACGGGGCCTCCAATTTCGTGTGTCCCTAGCAGGGGAAGAAAGCTACACCAACACAGCTCATGCCACCAGGCGCAGGCGGGCCCCACCATCTTCGGTGCCCACGAGACCTTTCCGCACCAATCCCGCCCGTCTAATTCCAACGGCGCGCGAAAAAATTTCCACACGCCACACGGGACACGTAACTCCCCCCTTCTCGCTGTCAACCCTGGCCCACCGGTGCCGTACGCGCCTCCAGCCCAGACCACCCTGCCACCGCCAAGTGGGCCCCGCGCCACACACGCCAGCCCGCTTTACAACAAACACCAGGCAGAAAGGGCCACCGCCATGTGGCCCCGCCCATCACACCGCAATCACACGCACGGCCCCCCTCTTCCTCGCCTTTCCTACCCGCACGCCAGAAGCGAAGAAAACCCACAACTAGGCGCACACCATCCCCACCGCCGCGCCCGCCCCGcctcttcgccggcgacgagccgcCGCCGAGGAGTTCAGCGTGGAGTGGCTTCCTCTCGCGTGGGCGACGCTGCCGAATTTCTCTGACTGGGTCGTCGTTGCCGTGTGCCACCGAGATTAGAGTTTTTCAAAGGGTCTCTCCTTTGCGGGACTGGCCTCTTGGAGTTTGTTTATTAGGAGGCGGCTCGAGCCTCGCTTCGGAAGCGACctggtcgtcgccgccgccgccatcgccgccgcgtcTTCCCGTAGTCTCTCTCGGGGCTCGCTGTAGTGATGAGCTCCGTCGGATCCTAGGGTTTTTGAATTCTGACGGCTTCGTCGAGCTGCGCAAGGCGTCCAGACGGAGATGGTGCCGACTGGGTTGTTCGGGTGGGCGTCGCCCCATGTACAGCCGCTCACACCCGTATCCGAGGTCTCGGAGCCGCCGGAGTCGCCGTCGCCGTACGGGGACGGGCCGGCGGGGGATGCCGGCGTGGGGGCAAGGGAGGGGGAAGGAGCTGGCGCCggagaggaggaggtggaggacgaCGAGGTcgagccgccgccggcggcggtgtCGTTCTGGAGGCTTTTCGAGTTCGCCGATGGGGTCGACTGGGCCCTTATGGCTGCTGGGGCGCTTGCTGCTGCTGCCCATGGCGCGGCGCTCGTTGTGTACCTTCACTACTTCGGGAGGGCCCTGAATTTTCTCGACTCCGAGCGGGTTGGGTCGTCTCTCTATGGCCGCAGTGATGAGCTGCTCCGGCGGTTTAAGGAGGTAAGCTGATATTTCTGGTGCTTGGCACTTAGTTGTACATACAATAACTGTTATATTTTCGATTTTAGATGGAAGGATGTTtgaaatttttaaatttttatggtggattaTCTATTCTCCCTTAATGCCATTCTCAGAAGACCGTTCACTCTCCCCCATTGATCAGCCTTTTCTTTCTATTGATTAGCTACAAATGTTTGTTACTTTGGGGACATGGCAATTCTATAGGATACAGGTTCGTATTGAATAGGAGCTTCTAGGTTGCATTTCAAACATTAGGGCTAGGAAGGTTTCCAACTCCACATGTTTGCTGCTCTGCATTTTTTTAAGTGCAGTTATGTTTATAACTCAAGTTATCCCTTCAAAATCAGTCCATTTTGATTTCGTCTCGATGCAAAGTTTCCAAAGCCATCATACGTTATTAGAAATTGGAATTGGTGGGTTGGGCTGTGCTTGGTATCACCTTTGCTTAATGTTTGGGTGCTGCTGCTGTGGATGCACCTTTTGAAATTGCGTATATGTTGAGATGGAGAATGTAAGAGTGAAGTGGCCATGGTTTAAATGTTAGTAGTGTCTTATGGAATTGACCATTTAAAAAAATTATGTCGAGGTTAGTTGCAGGATGGTCTCCTTGGTCTCAATGATGCCAGGGTCTAAAGATGTTTATTGGTGTAAtatgtgtttcttagctgttaaCACGTTAAGGGAACGGTTGATACTTGTTGATGTCTTGTGGTTGGTCATTGTTATTGTATCCTTTGTGATTATAATGTTTTTAAAAGAGTTTTGCATTCTGAACGATATGAGTTCTTTTATACTCTATATATTCATTTAGTTTCTGTAAGGTTGCCTGGAATATCCTATAGCTGCCTTTAGTAGTTTAGTTATAACCATTTTAGAAATTTTCTTGCAAACAAGGTAATTGAAGCAGCCAAGTGAAGGTTTCACTGGACATTCTCTTTTCATAGCTGGTGTATCCTGTAGGTGGAGATAAAATTATGGGGATATGGCAGCTTCATCTGTGACAAGAGgaactgaaaaaaaaaaccagGACTGATGGAACTCATTTCCTCAGGGGGTAACCAAGTAATTTCTAAAATATTCTACATTAAACACTTACGTTATCTCATAATGACTGCTATTTGGAATGCTCCTAGGATCCCCACATCTAGTTCATTATTCTCCTAGGATCCCCACATCTAGTTCATTATTTGATGTGCACTGTTATCGTTGTACTCCGTCTTGTCGTTTATGGCAATCCATTTATTTACTCAGTTGTTTGATTCTGCCCAAATTTTGGACTTGTAAGAAGTTACTATCCAAACTTCTCCAAACGGGTGCGACCTTGCATTTTTGCGTGTGACCTTGCATGTTTATTTTGTCCCTTAGGACCCTCCCTCCGACTTTCCCGTGTTCTGAAATTGATATCTTGCCCTCTTACATTTTTTCATCAACGTTGCAGCATGCCTTGTATATTGTCTTTATTGCTGCTGGTGTTTTCGTTGCAGGATGGATAGGTAAGTAACTATTGCCATTTAAATTGCAGTTCTCACTCAGCACAAACACAAATTCCTGATTATTTCAGTTCTGCAGAGGTATCATGTTGGATTCTAACCGGGGAACGGCAGACTGCTGTCATCAGATCAAAATATGTTCAGGTTTTGCTAAATCAAGACATGAGTTTTTTTGATACATATGGTAACAATGGAGATATTGTTAGTCAAGTGCTCAGTGATGTATTGCTCATTCAGTCAGCTATAAGTGAGAAAGTAAGACCAAAGTGTGAAGTAACCATCTGTTCCTCTGGAATTCTGATCTGCAGAGTGAACCTCGTCACTTTTAGGGTCTCCTAACAACTGAGTTTCTTTGTAGGTTGGGAACTACATACATAATATGGCTACATTTGTTGGTGGTCTCATTGTTGGCCTTCTGAATTGTTGGCAAATAGCACTTCTAACTCTTGCCACTGGACCCTTGATTGTTGCAGCAGGAGGAATATCTAACATATTCCTTCATAGGCTGGCTGAAAACATTCAAGATGCATATGCCGAAGCGGCTAGCATTGCTGAACAGGTGCTACCTTTATTCATTGTGCCAATctttcttttgattttttttaagaaTACACCAATCTAAGCCACTGTCTGATACAGTGCTCAAGGCTGCCATATCTCCATTGTCAAGAGTGCTGTATCAGAGGGCAGCTATTCTGCACTGTTGACTTTGTAGATTATACGATCACTCTGGTTTGATGTGCAATTAATTAATAAGTTAAAATATGCCTGGTTCTAATGTGACATGTGCATGTACAGGCCATCTCATACATCAGGACACTGTATGCTTTTACAAATGAAACTCTTGCAAAGTACTCCTATGCTACCTCACTTCAAGCCACACTTAGATATGGAATTCTGATTAGCCTTGTCCAAGGGATTGGTCTTGGATTTACATATGGACTCGCCATTTGCTCTTGTGCTTTGCAACTTTGGGTTGGAAGACATCTGATCCATCGCAAAAAAGCTGATGGTGGTGAAGTTGTGGTAGCTTTATTCTCTGTAATTCTGAGCGGCCTGTAAGTGACTTAATTTATGCAGAAGTTTTGCTTTATATAAATTATTCCgtcatatatatatccttatctatGTTTCTTTTTAAATTTGTAGTGGTTTGAATCAAGCAGCTACAAACTTCTATTCATTTGAGCAAGGGCGCATTGCTGCTTATAGACTATATGAGATGATTAGTCGTTCAACTTCCAGCACCAATCAAGAAGGGATAACCTTACCCCAGGTGCAGGGGAATATTGAATTTCGAAATGTGTACTTTAGCTACCTGTCTCGTCCTGAAATCCCAATATTAAGTGGTTTCTTCCTCACTGTACCGGCGAGAAAAACTGTGGCACTTGTTGGTAGAAATGGCTCGGGGAAAAGCAGTATAATTCCTCTGATGGAGAGATTCTATGACCCAACATTAGGTAATAGCACTGACAAGCATATTTTGTTTTCCACTTCTATTCCTCCATTTAAAAGACTACTACTATTTATGTTTCAGGTGAAGTTCTTTTGGATGGGGAAAACATAAAAAATTTGAAAGTAGAATGGTTAAGAAGCCAAATTGGTCTGGTCACACAAGAACCAGCCTTATTGAGTTTGAGCATTCGGGAAAATATTGCTTATGGAAGATCTGCTACCTTTGATCAGATAGAAGAGGCAGCAAAAACAGCCCATGCCCATGGGTTCATCAGTTCACTTGAAAAGGGGTATGAAACCCAGGTAAAGGAGGTACCATATATCTTGTTGTCCAGCAAGGCTAGACTGCTTAGGCATTGGATCTCTGGTACTCACTTTTAGAAATTCTGTAGGTTGGTCGAGCTGGTATAGCACTCACTGATGAACAGAAGATCAAAATTTCTATTGCTCGTGCTGTGCTTTCGAATCCATCCATTCTGTTGCTTGATGAGGTCACGGGAGGACTTGATTTTGAAGCTGAAAAGGCTGTACAAGAAGCATTAGATGTTCTCATGTTGGGAAGGTCAACCATTATAATTGCTAGACGTCTTTGCCTCATTAAAAATGCTGATTATATAGCTGTAATGGAGGAGGGTCATCTTGTTGAAATGGGGACACATGATGAACTTCTAAACTTGGATGGGCTGTACGCTGAGCTTTTAAGGTGTGAGGAAGCAACAAAACTTCCCAAAAGGTAAAGCCTTTTTTTTCATAGGCATTACCCAACATGTGGCTAAGCATATCTAGTACTTGtggatactccctccgtcccaaaaagaatgcaattctagatgCATTCTTGGTTAAAGTGCCTAAAGTTCGACTAaatatataatttaaaatattaGTGTTTATAATGCCAAAagaatatattatgaaaatatgtttcatgatgaatctaatggtACCTATTTAGTACAATAAATATTagtaattttttatataaatttggtcaaacttaacatACTTTAACATAACACTGTTCTAGAATTTATACCTTCTAGGACGGAGGGTGTACTAACTAATTTTTAGATCCTAGAGCATTGATAGCTATAGCATCATTTGAAATACAACCGTGCTGTAGAGATTTTGCTTAACCTTTTGTATTTATACTTTATGAATATTTGTTTGTTCTTGGTTTTTATTTGAATGTTTGTTCCGTCATATCTGCTGAAAAAGTGTATGATTTGATATGGACTACCTTACCTATTTTGTTTCATGACAGGATGCCTACCAAGAACAGCAGGGAGCGTAAGTCGCTCCAAATTGAGGACACATCAGTGAGCCAATACTTTCAAGAATCGTCCTCTCCTAAGATGGCAAAATCACCTTCACTACAAAGGACACATGGCATGCTTCAATTTTGGCGATCAGATACAAACAGA
It encodes:
- the LOC136547344 gene encoding ABC transporter B family member 20-like isoform X1 produces the protein MVPTGLFGWASPHVQPLTPVSEVSEPPESPSPYGDGPAGDAGVGAREGEGAGAGEEEVEDDEVEPPPAAVSFWRLFEFADGVDWALMAAGALAAAAHGAALVVYLHYFGRALNFLDSERVGSSLYGRSDELLRRFKEHALYIVFIAAGVFVAGWIEVSCWILTGERQTAVIRSKYVQVLLNQDMSFFDTYGNNGDIVSQVLSDVLLIQSAISEKVGNYIHNMATFVGGLIVGLLNCWQIALLTLATGPLIVAAGGISNIFLHRLAENIQDAYAEAASIAEQAISYIRTLYAFTNETLAKYSYATSLQATLRYGILISLVQGIGLGFTYGLAICSCALQLWVGRHLIHRKKADGGEVVVALFSVILSGLGLNQAATNFYSFEQGRIAAYRLYEMISRSTSSTNQEGITLPQVQGNIEFRNVYFSYLSRPEIPILSGFFLTVPARKTVALVGRNGSGKSSIIPLMERFYDPTLGEVLLDGENIKNLKVEWLRSQIGLVTQEPALLSLSIRENIAYGRSATFDQIEEAAKTAHAHGFISSLEKGYETQVGRAGIALTDEQKIKISIARAVLSNPSILLLDEVTGGLDFEAEKAVQEALDVLMLGRSTIIIARRLCLIKNADYIAVMEEGHLVEMGTHDELLNLDGLYAELLRCEEATKLPKRMPTKNSRERKSLQIEDTSVSQYFQESSSPKMAKSPSLQRTHGMLQFWRSDTNRNSHDSPKDRSPPSEQTMDNGIPMVAIETERTPSIKRQDSFEMKLPDLPKVDVHPIQRQSSKNSEPDSPISPLLTSDPKNERSHSQTFSRPQSEQDDTSSEQSELDEVQHQKPPSFWRLATLSIAEWPYALLGTIGAAIFGSFNPLLAYTIALIVSAYYQIEIRDMRHEVNRWCLFIVGMGVITVLVNWLQHFYFGIMGEKMTERIRRMMFSAMLRNEVGWFDKEENNADTLSMRLANDATFVRAAFSNRLSIFIQDTAAVSVALLIGMLLGWRVALVALATLPVLVISAIAQKLWLAGFSRGIQEMHRKASLVLEDAVRNIYTVVAFCAGDKIMELYRLHLGKILKQSLVQGLAIGFGFGLSQFLLFACNALLLWYTAISVDQQRLTIATGLKEYILFSFVSFALVEPFGLAPYILKRRKSLTSVFEIIDREPKIDPDDTTGLKPPNVYGSIEFKNVDFSYPARPDILVLSNFNLKVSVGQTVAVVGVSGSGKSTVISLIERFYDPVSGQVLLDGRDLKSFNLRWLRSHMGLIQQDPVIFSTTIRENIIYARHNATEAEMKEAARIANAHHFISSLPHGYDTHVGMRGVDLTPGQKQRIAIARVVLKNAPILLLDEASSAIESESSRVVQEALDTLVMGNKTTILIAHRAAMMKHVDNIVVLNGGRIVEQGTHDSLMDQNGLYVRLMQPHFGKGLRQHRLM